Within the Nitrospiraceae bacterium genome, the region ATTCAAGGAAAAGCAGAAAGGCTATTCAATAATCAATGCAGCGCTCTGCGACGGCTGCGGACAATGCGTTACTCTGTGCAAATTCAAGGCGATAGCATTAAGCGGGGACAAAAGTGGAAAAAGGTAATATCATCTTCTGCGGAGTAGGAGGACAGGGGATCCTCCTTGCAAGCGAGATAACTTCCTTTGCCTTGATGAAAGCAGGTTTTGACATTAAAAAAAGCGAGGTGCATGGAATGGCACAGCGAGGAGGCTCTGTTGTTGCGCATATGAGATTTGGAGATAAGGTTTATTCTCCTCTTATCGAACCAGGCACAGTTGATATTGCGCTTGCATTCGAGATGCTTGAGTCTCTCAGATATCTGCCTTATCTGAATAAGAACAGCAGAGTGATAGTAAACACACAGAAGATACTTCCATCGTCTGTTTCAACAGGAATCGAGACATATCCTGAAAACAT harbors:
- a CDS encoding indolepyruvate oxidoreductase subunit beta → MEKGNIIFCGVGGQGILLASEITSFALMKAGFDIKKSEVHGMAQRGGSVVAHMRFGDKVYSPLIEPGTVDIALAFEMLESLRYLPYLNKNSRVIVNTQKILPSSVSTGIETYPENILEELNKKGLTVFPVDAFEIAESAGEIRAVNMALVGALSVFLPVEEKLFHDVISEHMPEKIRKVNTDAFIKGRSIIKKLQEVNNKS